GAATTCCAGTGTGGGAACTTAACAAATTTGAGTTTTCCTTTCTACAAATCCACTGAACTTGATTGTGGATTGTCCAAAGTTTATTGTGAAGATACTGAAAATCCTATAATTGAATTGAATGGGGTGAAATATCAAGCTCTTGAAAAATCTGATGTTTTTATCAGACTTAAGGACTCTAGTCTTGGagaacttttgaagaaaaacagttgtgagatttttgataaaaatttcTCGATCGCTATTTCTCCTTCAATAACATATAGATTTGATCCCTTACTCACTTTGTTCAAATGCAACAGAAGCCAAAAGAGTAGAAATGAAGAATTTTTCAACTCCAGCAGTTATCAAAGTTACAATGTCTGTGATAGTTTCATATTATACTATAACATCTCCATCCATTATTATCAAGTATCTGAAATTCCTAGTAGCTGTTCATTTATTCAGTTGCCTTTGACATCAAATATAGAAGCAAAAACAAATGGAAGTGGCTTATTTCATCTTTTAACTGAAGAATTTATACTAGGATGGACTGTGTCTGATGAGTGTAATCAGTGTTATTATACAGGAGGAAGGTGTCAAACAGATAATACTACTAACAACTTTCTTTGTTCTAATGCCAATACCAACAATGGTAAAGAGAAGTTTTTTTCATGGTTCACTTTAAAGATTttagttcttttcttttcttggttcatcttacattttcatttttactgtGATTGCAGCAGGTCATCATAAATATGCGAAACTGATTGTTGCAGGTACCTATCTTTTTAACATTTTGTCTGCAATTTTGTTGTTACATTACAAGATTTTAGCATTTAAAGGTTTATTTCTACAATGAGTATGATATAACAAGAAGTAGTGTTTTCCACCGCTTGAGCTTGTGATCTCCTTGGTCATATGAAGGAAACTCTTATTGTTGTATCAAGGCTACCCTTATCAATAACAAAGATATAAAGAatctaaaatatttaactttagTCCATGTTTTATGTTCGTTGATcggttgttgttgtttttttgtttCAGTTTCAGCATTTATCGGTTCTGTTGTTGGACTTTGTGCAATTGCCTGTGTTCTATGGTTTTACATGAGGAGGAGAAATGATTCTTCACAATTTATTTCAAGAAATACATCTGGTATTTCAATGATTCATCACGAGCTTGAGGAACGTTGTGAGTACCTAGGGATTCCTGTATTCTCCTatgaagaacttgaagaagcCACCAACAAATTCAGCTCTTCTAGAGAACTTGGTGATGGAGGTTATGGAACTGTGTACTATGGTAAGAAAGGTTTTTTCATAGAAGTTACTcactccgtttcaatttgtttgtctggttttgacttggcacggagtttaagaaagaaaagaaagacttttgaatcttgtggtattagaatgtaccaaaatgttctttgatcttgtgatcttaaacatgtcatatgaAAAATTAGTATTACAAAGCTGTCAAAAAAAGAAGATGCGTTCTTTCTGGAACGGACTAAAAAGGagagtaagacaaacaaattgaaacggagggtgTAATAATCTAAAGACAACCCAAAAAAGTCTCTTTTGCTTTTCGAGGGGAAATGTACGTAGTAAGCATCTTTTGATCTAACAGCTGTTTCTGTATGTTCTAAAATCAGGAAAACTTAAAGATGGAAAAGAAGTTGCAGTTAAGAGCCTTTATGAGAACAATCACAGGCAAATGCAACAATTTATCAATGAAATTGAAATTCTCACTCGCCTTAGGNTGTCATGTGAAAAGTTAGTATTAAAGAGCTGCCAAAAAAAGAAGACGcgttctttttgaaacggactaaaaaggagagtaagacaaacaaattgaaatggagggagtaataatctAAAGACAATCCACAAAAgtcttttttgtttgttttgcttTTCGAGGGGAAATGTACGTAGTAAGCATCTTTTGATCTAACAGCTGTTTCTGTATGTTCTAAAATCAGGAAAACTTAAAGATGGAAAAGAAGTTGCAGTTAAGAGCCTTTATGAGAACAATCACAGGCAAATGCAACAATTTATCAATGAAATTGAAATTCTCACTCGCCTTAGGCATCCAAATCTTGTTACCCTTTATGGATGTGCATCAAGACGTAGCCGTGAACTCTTCCTTGTTTATGAGTACATTCCTAATGGAACAATTGCTGATCACCTGAACGGACATAGAGCGAAGGATAAGTTACTAACATGGTCTATAAGGCTCAAAATCGCCATTGAAACTGCTAGCGCGTTGGCTTACCTTCATGCTTCTGACATCATACACCGTGATGTCAAAACAAATAACATTCTCCTGGACGATAAGTTTTGTGTCAAAGTAGCAGATTTCGGGCTGTCAAAATCCTTCCCTAATGATGTTACTCATGTCTCAACCGCACCTCAGGGGACCCCGGGATATGTTGATCCTCAGTATCATGAATGTTACCACCTTACTGATAAGAGTGATGTTTA
The DNA window shown above is from Solanum stenotomum isolate F172 chromosome 6, ASM1918654v1, whole genome shotgun sequence and carries:
- the LOC125869389 gene encoding LEAF RUST 10 DISEASE-RESISTANCE LOCUS RECEPTOR-LIKE PROTEIN KINASE-like 1.1 isoform X2, which produces MDMFSCFFVFVLFHFWCFDSAQGQNTSYPNCTKEFQCGNLTNLSFPFYKSTELDCGLSKVYCEDTENPIIELNGVKYQALEKSDVFIRLKDSSLGELLKKNSCEIFDKNFSIAISPSITYRFDPLLTLFKCNRSQKSRNEEFFNSSSYQSYNVCDSFILYYNISIHYYQVSEIPSSCSFIQLPLTSNIEAKTNGSGLFHLLTEEFILGWTVSDECNQCYYTGGRCQTDNTTNNFLCSNANTNNGHHKYAKLIVAVSAFIGSVVGLCAIACVLWFYMRRRNDSSQFISRNTSGISMIHHELEERCEYLGIPVFSYEELEEATNKFSSSRELGDGGYGTVYYGKLKDGKEVAVKSLYENNHRQMQQFINEIEILTRLRHPNLVTLYGCASRRSRELFLVYEYIPNGTIADHLNGHRAKDKLLTWSIRLKIAIETASALAYLHASDIIHRDVKTNNILLDDKFCVKVADFGLSKSFPNDVTHVSTAPQGTPGYVDPQYHECYHLTDKSDVYSFGVVLVELISSKRAVDMNRHMHEINLANYAMNRILKSAYDEVIDPYLGFETDAEVRRMTTSVAELAFQCLQVVKDMRPTMEEVHEALKLIKYSGWKNDQKKAINSCNTKTRTVQVHRHPSETDDAVLLKKNIPASPDTVIDTWASSSTTTSTGG
- the LOC125869389 gene encoding LEAF RUST 10 DISEASE-RESISTANCE LOCUS RECEPTOR-LIKE PROTEIN KINASE-like 1.1 isoform X1 → MDMFSCFFVFVLFHFWCFDSAQGQNTSYPNCTKEFQCGNLTNLSFPFYKSTELDCGLSKVYCEDTENPIIELNGVKYQALEKSDVFIRLKDSSLGELLKKNSCEIFDKNFSIAISPSITYRFDPLLTLFKCNRSQKSRNEEFFNSSSYQSYNVCDSFILYYNISIHYYQVSEIPSSCSFIQLPLTSNIEAKTNGSGLFHLLTEEFILGWTVSDECNQCYYTGGRCQTDNTTNNFLCSNANTNNAGHHKYAKLIVAVSAFIGSVVGLCAIACVLWFYMRRRNDSSQFISRNTSGISMIHHELEERCEYLGIPVFSYEELEEATNKFSSSRELGDGGYGTVYYGKLKDGKEVAVKSLYENNHRQMQQFINEIEILTRLRHPNLVTLYGCASRRSRELFLVYEYIPNGTIADHLNGHRAKDKLLTWSIRLKIAIETASALAYLHASDIIHRDVKTNNILLDDKFCVKVADFGLSKSFPNDVTHVSTAPQGTPGYVDPQYHECYHLTDKSDVYSFGVVLVELISSKRAVDMNRHMHEINLANYAMNRILKSAYDEVIDPYLGFETDAEVRRMTTSVAELAFQCLQVVKDMRPTMEEVHEALKLIKYSGWKNDQKKAINSCNTKTRTVQVHRHPSETDDAVLLKKNIPASPDTVIDTWASSSTTTSTGG